The genomic window AAAGAACCATTCAGCAACAGGCCGCAAAAAAGAGGAACGAGAAACCGGAATGCCACTTCTATTCCCCATCCATGTCATAAAGGCTGCTGATCGGTGCGCCCGTCCATTCCGGGAGTTCCTGCGGGCTGAGTCCTTCATCGAGCACTTTATTTGTCATGCGAATGACTTCACTACTCGGCGTATCGACAATTTCCCAGTTATAGATACACATCATGTTGAGCCCCGGTGCATTGATGGTGTTTTTAATGGCGGTGTACCACAGCTGCCCCTTCTCAACGGGATAGAGCAGCAGCCATTCAACCGAACCCCATTGCCGAACACCCGGCCGGTGCAGGTTTCGCAAAACCCCCTTGTTTTTCATGATGTCGGTCGAGTTCCAGTATTCGCTCCAGCCGGGCAGGGCCAGATCATTCACCGCCGCGTCATAAAGTTTCTCGCCCTTCTCATTGCCGAACGTGTGCGTATACAGCTTGTCTTTCGGAATACCGAGTTCCCGCGCCTTTTTCGACAGGTCGAGCAAGTGCAGGCGGATGACTTCGACCAGATCGTCTTCCGTAATGTCGCCGCTCGACCGCAGCCCGGCCGAAGAAACCGCGGCATAGCCAATCTGCTGATGCCCCCGGCTCAGCACATCCAGATTCACCGTCGAACCGCCGGGCGGATCGTTTGCCTCGGGTTGGCCGAGCAGTTCATTTCCATTGGGATGATAGTAGGAGCTTGTTCCAACCCCGCTCTCCCAGCCCACATTCAGCCCGACAAACAGTCCCTTTTTCTGACGCGGCAGCCGGTTGTACCAATCAGCCACAATCGGCACCAGCCGATCCATTGCTCCATGGCATGCCTCGCGATAGGTCGGGCTCATTAAGTTAGGCGGTGGGAGGATGCGGATCTGGCGTCCCCAATCGCGCCACGCAATCTTCAGCGCATATTCCTCCGACCAATGCGAGCGCTCCACATTCTTCACATTCGCCGGATCGTAGCCGGGCTTGGTCGGATCCCACCAGTTCCAGAGGTCGGGGCGGTTTTCCCACCATTGCTCGCCGTCCAGCTTGATCCACACCGGGACATTCGCCTTTTCCGATGCCTTGAGAAATCGCTTCAAAGACTCTTCAACCGTATCCAGGTCGTGATGCAAGTAGGAAAAGATACACCCCACCCCGACGCTGATTTCGTTTGTATGGCTGTATTCAGGGAAATGCCTAGCGATGTCCTTGAGCGCATCCGTGGTAAAAGTGGCCGGGTTGCCTTCGTTCAGCACCTTGCCGTGCGTACGCATAAACACCAACGAACGCTGCCCGGGCGGCTCTGCCGCCACAGATCCAGCCCCAACCATTCCACAAAGGATAGTGATGATAATCCGCTTCATTCGAAAACCTTAACTCTTAAGCAGCAGATTAACAATTTCGCCCTTACCAACTTTGAGCGATACCGCTCCGTCGGAGATCTCGAGCATTCCAATGCTTTTCTCTTCCAACGTTATCTGTTCTGCGCTGGTGATGTTTTCAGGCAATGAGATGGAAAGATCCATATCTTCGCGGGTTGGATTATAGCCGCGCAGCACCATGCCCTCTTCATATTCCGCCTTTTTCAATGCCGATAGCTGGAACTGATCGTTATCGACGCTGAAGAGCGATTCGGTTTGCGGCAACGTGCCCGCATGGGGCGTACATTCGGCCACACGCAACGGCGCATTGAACTGTAATGCTTCGGTCGCCACAGCACCTTCCTGCCAATCACCGCTGTGCGGTTGAACGGCATACTTGAAGGTGTAGGTTCCCAGGCATTGGGCCAGCAGTTGATCCTGATGCGTTTCGCTTGGGTTGCCCGCAGTACCGAAACAACGCAGCAACGTCAGCGCAATGGCGCGCTGTTTGTTGTCGGTCACTTCATATTCAGACAATCCCATATGCATTACCGCCAAACCGTTCTGCCCGTCGCTCACGTCCACGAACGAAGCCGTCGGCATCGTTTTGGCGGCTTCTTCATACCAGCCGGTCGAATCGGGAATTGCAATCCCGCGCTCCACCACATCGTAGGGCGAGTCCACATGGCAGACCATGGCATCGCTGCGCCCGCTCGGGAAGAGTACGCGCAGACGGTGATCCTTCACCGTGTTTTCAACGACGGTCGAAAACTCCAACCGCCTGCTGCCTTTGCGCAACGTGATTTCGGTCGTGACCGCCACGGCCTTCTTAACCGCAGAACGTTTGGTTGCTCCATAGTCGATCCACTCCGCGCCATGCGGCACATGCACCTTACGTTCGGCTCCGAGACTTTCCGGGAGCATCCAGGTGCGTTCGATGCGGATAGTCGATGAGAGCGGCCCGTTCCGAACCAGCGCAACATCCGCCGGCTGGTCGATGGTTGTATACAGCCCCGGTTCTTCCGGTTTCACATGGGCCAGCGGGCCGCCGCATTCGCCTTCGTCTTCAAACGTATTCAAACCGCAGTAGATTTCGCCGGTCTGTTTATCCAGCAGGTTGACTGATCCGTCGCCATGCACCATCGCCTTGAGATATTCATTTTCCAGCACATTGGGTTCTGTACTGATCAGATCCACCGGGCGGGACGACGCCTGCTTCGGCACCACCTTATAGGAGTTCCAGCCCATGGAAGGAACCTCGGCATCGATCGCGACCTTGATGCGGGAAGAGTCAAAGTTGAAAGCCGAACCATACTTCAGATAGGCATACATCGAATCGTCCTCAACGCTGCAAACCTGTGCTCGCACGGCATTGCCCTCGACATCAAACACCTCCACCATGATCGGCACTTTATAGTGATGCCCGGGAATCTTGCGCATGCCCCACGAGTGCGGCACATCAACAATGAATTCAACGATTTCCTTCCGGGCCATGAGAGCCGAGTTGAAAACCGTGACCCCAATCTCCCTGTCGCCCAGGTTTGAAAAGTCGATTTCCGCCGTCAACGCCTTCAGCGCATCGCGGGTGACCGCCTCGGAAATATCGTTGGCCTCGCGGTAGCGTTCTTCCATCGCCAACTGGATGCGGTCAACATGGCAGCCGCCAATCCCGTCGTGCTGCTGGTTCTGGAGGATGTTTTTCCAGGCCATCTGCAACACGGTGCCCGGATATTCGCCGCCGAGCAGGTTGTGCCAGCACGCAGCGGGCTCAGCCCATTTTTCGAGGCGGTACTGCGCCTCGTCATTCATCAGCTTAAGCGGCATACGGGCAGAGAACACGCCGTTGTAAAGCGGCGCAAAGGCATCGCCGTTGCTTTCCACGCTGAGCATTTCGCCCTTCATGGTAACGAGATCCTTGTCCTTGCCGGTCGCTACAAGTTCATCGCGCACCTTCTGCACATAGTCCGGGAGGCTGCTGATATGGATTTTTCCGTAGTCAATGCGCTCATTGATCTGGTCGATCAGATCCGGAACACAAGGGTCGGGGTTCTCCTGATCAAACCCCTGAAGGAACAACAGGTTGCTGGTCGATGACACCTCCTTCACGCTGTCGAGCAGCGTTTCCATCCCCGCCATCGCGGCGTCAATGCTGTTGGACTTCGGCTGGTTGATGGTGTGGAAATTAATGTCGTCCTTGCTGTATTCATCGCCCATGTGCACCAGCACGCCGCCGCCATCGCGGATGCTGTCGATGCTGAAGCTGCCGCTTGACGGCGATCCTTCCTGCGCCAGGCCTTTAATATACGGGCCGTACACATAAACCCAGAAGTTGAGGCGGTGGTAGGAGCCGAACGTATGCCCCATTGCCCGCGAACCGTCGGGCGCTTCCCACCAGAATTCCAGCTTGTCGAGTTTCGACTGGTCGATGCCGCGGTAGAAGAGGATCGTGTCCATGCCGAACTGGCGGTAGATCTGCGGGAGCTGGCTGACCTGCCCCCACGAAAAAATATTGTAGGCGCATTTCATCACGCCGCCCATATCGCCTGCAATGCGGTGGCCCATCAGCAGGTTGCGCGTCAAGGCCTCGCCGCTGACCAGGAATTCGGCCGGCAGCGTATACCACGGCCCCGCCAGGATCCGCCCTTCGGAAACCAGCTTATGGGCCCGCTCCTTGTTTTCCGGGCGCAGTTCCAAGTAATCCTCCAGGAACGAAGCCTGCGAGTCGGGGTGGAAATATTTAAAGCGCGGATCCTTTTCCATCGTGTCGATGAGAATATCGCCCGCTTCCATCAGGCGCATTTGGGTTTCGCGGAACGACCAACGGTATTCGCGATCCCAATGCGTGTTCATAATTAAAT from Pontiella desulfatans includes these protein-coding regions:
- a CDS encoding alpha-mannosidase; protein product: MHLIMNTHWDREYRWSFRETQMRLMEAGDILIDTMEKDPRFKYFHPDSQASFLEDYLELRPENKERAHKLVSEGRILAGPWYTLPAEFLVSGEALTRNLLMGHRIAGDMGGVMKCAYNIFSWGQVSQLPQIYRQFGMDTILFYRGIDQSKLDKLEFWWEAPDGSRAMGHTFGSYHRLNFWVYVYGPYIKGLAQEGSPSSGSFSIDSIRDGGGVLVHMGDEYSKDDINFHTINQPKSNSIDAAMAGMETLLDSVKEVSSTSNLLFLQGFDQENPDPCVPDLIDQINERIDYGKIHISSLPDYVQKVRDELVATGKDKDLVTMKGEMLSVESNGDAFAPLYNGVFSARMPLKLMNDEAQYRLEKWAEPAACWHNLLGGEYPGTVLQMAWKNILQNQQHDGIGGCHVDRIQLAMEERYREANDISEAVTRDALKALTAEIDFSNLGDREIGVTVFNSALMARKEIVEFIVDVPHSWGMRKIPGHHYKVPIMVEVFDVEGNAVRAQVCSVEDDSMYAYLKYGSAFNFDSSRIKVAIDAEVPSMGWNSYKVVPKQASSRPVDLISTEPNVLENEYLKAMVHGDGSVNLLDKQTGEIYCGLNTFEDEGECGGPLAHVKPEEPGLYTTIDQPADVALVRNGPLSSTIRIERTWMLPESLGAERKVHVPHGAEWIDYGATKRSAVKKAVAVTTEITLRKGSRRLEFSTVVENTVKDHRLRVLFPSGRSDAMVCHVDSPYDVVERGIAIPDSTGWYEEAAKTMPTASFVDVSDGQNGLAVMHMGLSEYEVTDNKQRAIALTLLRCFGTAGNPSETHQDQLLAQCLGTYTFKYAVQPHSGDWQEGAVATEALQFNAPLRVAECTPHAGTLPQTESLFSVDNDQFQLSALKKAEYEEGMVLRGYNPTREDMDLSISLPENITSAEQITLEEKSIGMLEISDGAVSLKVGKGEIVNLLLKS